A region of Ignavibacteriota bacterium DNA encodes the following proteins:
- the rnr gene encoding ribonuclease R has product MTRQELIQEILDLLREETYPVRISDISKILRIKSDSNEYFILKDTIDDLIEKQLIEKLPRRRIALKKFQDESTIKGIFKLYHGKAIVETENPNFAKINIKERFYNTALDGDTVTVQLHAVKKGKKPKGEVLQVINRSKTEIVGTLDNNGYFYFLVPDDPNYYVDFLIPDKKLNKAKVGDKVKAKFLKWSDPTISPTAEISEVIGKAGIPVVEYDSIIKEFEIVEEFPDDVIREAKKYKAPGKRKPAGRLDLRDELIITIDPVDAKDFDDALSLKMLENGNYWLGVHIADVSHYVEENSGLDIEARFRGNSIYLVDRVVPMLPEELSNEICSLKPNEPRMAFSCFMEITPKGAVKNYEVHESIIISKRRYNYDEVLEIIETGIGDNADFILELYKLSDILRKKRYREGSINFDTREYKFVLDENKYPVEVKVRQTTKSTALVEECMLIANRTVANYFTKLASKYLKAGNLPTLYRVHEEPDPKKLTDAIEFFRTMTEFSLKKQPSSKDINKLLQSFENLPEKPIVHQVLIRSMAKAAYSPTNFGHYGLGFNEYVHFTSPIRRYPDLIVHRLLKEYMKALPDTSRLNYLKVFCRDAGKHCSETERTAMDAERASVKLTHSVMASGLVGEIFEGTISGVTSFGLFVQLDGNYAEGLLHIRDLNDDYYVFDEAKFRLVGRKHKKIFGFGTRLKVKIIKVNLDKRTIDLAYIEQNEH; this is encoded by the coding sequence ATGACAAGACAAGAACTAATCCAAGAAATCCTTGATTTGTTAAGGGAAGAGACCTATCCTGTACGAATCAGCGATATATCCAAAATATTGCGAATAAAATCAGATTCAAATGAGTATTTCATTCTTAAAGATACTATTGATGATTTAATTGAAAAGCAACTAATTGAGAAATTGCCAAGAAGGAGAATAGCTTTAAAGAAATTTCAAGATGAGTCAACAATAAAAGGCATTTTCAAGTTATACCATGGCAAGGCAATTGTTGAAACAGAAAACCCGAATTTTGCTAAGATTAATATCAAAGAAAGGTTTTATAATACAGCTCTCGATGGAGATACAGTCACAGTGCAACTTCATGCAGTTAAAAAGGGCAAGAAGCCAAAAGGCGAAGTGTTACAAGTGATTAATCGCAGCAAAACAGAGATTGTAGGTACTCTCGATAATAACGGCTATTTCTATTTTCTCGTACCTGATGACCCGAATTATTATGTAGATTTTTTAATACCGGACAAGAAACTCAATAAAGCAAAAGTCGGTGACAAAGTTAAAGCGAAATTCCTGAAATGGTCTGACCCTACAATAAGCCCTACTGCTGAAATTTCTGAAGTTATTGGTAAGGCTGGAATTCCGGTTGTTGAGTATGACTCAATTATTAAAGAGTTTGAGATAGTTGAAGAATTTCCTGATGATGTTATAAGAGAAGCGAAAAAATATAAAGCTCCCGGCAAGAGAAAACCAGCCGGAAGACTTGATCTGCGAGATGAACTAATCATAACAATTGACCCTGTTGATGCAAAAGATTTTGATGATGCTCTTTCGCTGAAGATGCTTGAAAACGGCAACTATTGGCTTGGTGTGCATATTGCCGATGTGAGCCACTATGTTGAAGAAAACTCAGGACTTGATATTGAAGCAAGATTCAGAGGTAATAGTATTTATTTGGTTGACCGTGTTGTTCCAATGCTACCTGAAGAACTTTCAAATGAAATATGTTCCCTGAAGCCGAATGAGCCGAGAATGGCTTTTTCTTGTTTTATGGAAATTACTCCAAAAGGTGCAGTTAAAAATTACGAAGTGCATGAATCCATAATCATCAGTAAACGCAGGTATAATTATGATGAAGTCCTTGAAATTATTGAAACTGGAATAGGCGATAATGCTGATTTTATACTCGAATTATATAAACTCAGTGATATTTTGAGAAAGAAACGCTATAGGGAAGGAAGTATTAATTTTGATACACGCGAGTACAAATTTGTACTTGATGAAAATAAATATCCTGTTGAAGTAAAAGTTCGGCAAACAACAAAATCTACTGCTCTTGTGGAAGAATGTATGCTGATTGCTAATAGAACTGTAGCGAATTATTTTACTAAATTAGCTTCAAAATATCTGAAAGCAGGCAATCTCCCGACTTTATACAGAGTGCACGAAGAACCCGACCCGAAAAAACTTACTGATGCTATTGAATTTTTTAGGACTATGACCGAATTTTCTCTTAAAAAACAACCAAGTTCAAAAGATATTAATAAATTGCTTCAGAGCTTTGAGAATTTACCTGAAAAACCAATTGTACATCAGGTTTTAATCAGGTCAATGGCAAAAGCAGCTTACTCACCAACCAATTTTGGGCATTACGGGCTTGGATTTAATGAGTATGTTCATTTTACATCTCCTATCAGACGTTATCCTGACTTAATAGTTCATAGATTGCTAAAAGAATACATGAAAGCACTGCCGGATACATCAAGACTGAATTATCTGAAAGTTTTCTGTCGCGATGCAGGAAAGCATTGTAGCGAAACTGAACGAACTGCTATGGATGCAGAGCGCGCATCGGTCAAACTTACTCATTCGGTAATGGCAAGTGGTCTGGTAGGCGAAATATTCGAAGGTACTATTTCTGGTGTAACCAGTTTTGGTCTATTTGTGCAGCTCGATGGCAATTATGCCGAAGGTCTTCTGCACATTAGAGATTTGAACGATGATTATTATGTCTTTGATGAGGCAAAATTCAGACTTGTAGGACGTAAGCATAAGAAAATTTTTGGATTTGGAACTCGTTTGAAAGTTAAAATTATTAAAGTTAATCTTGATAAACGCACTATAGATTTAGCATATATAGAACAAAATGAACATTAA
- a CDS encoding ATP-binding cassette domain-containing protein gives MIEIDNLYKSFGPKVVLDGVSLNIPEGDSTCIIGKSGSGKSVLLKHIVGLLEPDSGTVKVDTKQIDKLDRKELFALRRQMGFVFQGAALFDSLNVFENTVLGMYEHGNRNLAELEKEAIRVISAVQLLPDIEEVGEVQFIKEWEILKNKKPSDLSGGMRKRVGVARALVGNPKYIFYDEPTTGLDPVTSEQIDDLIAELSNKLNVTSVIITHDMFSVFRIAKTVAMIHDGKLRYNGDVEGIKNSKDEVVAEFIERFVRG, from the coding sequence ATGATAGAAATTGATAATTTATACAAAAGTTTTGGACCGAAAGTCGTTTTAGATGGTGTATCGCTGAATATACCGGAAGGTGATTCCACTTGTATTATCGGAAAATCAGGCTCGGGAAAGAGTGTATTGCTAAAGCATATAGTCGGCTTGCTTGAACCTGATTCCGGCACTGTAAAAGTTGACACTAAACAAATTGACAAATTAGACAGAAAAGAACTATTTGCATTACGCCGGCAGATGGGTTTTGTATTTCAGGGTGCTGCACTTTTTGATTCTCTGAATGTATTCGAAAATACAGTACTTGGTATGTACGAGCATGGAAATCGCAATTTAGCTGAGCTTGAAAAAGAGGCTATCAGAGTTATTTCTGCTGTGCAATTATTGCCTGATATTGAAGAAGTAGGCGAAGTACAATTCATTAAAGAGTGGGAAATTCTCAAAAATAAAAAACCTTCGGATTTATCAGGTGGGATGAGAAAGAGAGTTGGTGTGGCGCGTGCCCTTGTGGGCAATCCCAAATATATTTTCTACGACGAACCAACTACAGGGCTTGACCCTGTGACATCAGAACAAATTGACGACTTAATAGCTGAATTATCCAATAAGCTAAATGTTACTTCAGTAATTATAACCCATGATATGTTTTCAGTATTCAGAATAGCTAAAACTGTCGCAATGATTCACGATGGTAAGCTTCGTTATAATGGTGATGTAGAAGGAATTAAAAACAGCAAGGATGAGGTTGTGGCAGAATTTATTGAACGATTTGTTCGGGGTTAG
- the mnmA gene encoding tRNA 2-thiouridine(34) synthase MnmA → MKVAVLLSGGVDSSVALCLLKEQGYDVTAFYLKIWLEDELAFLGECPWEEDLKYARSVCDSLGVKLEIINMQAEYLNTVVEYTISELKAGRTPSPDIMCNRHIKFGQFFGKIDSSYEKVASGHYAQIEENNRKFYLKESPDAVKDQTYFLTYLNQEQLSKIIFPIGKFTKPQVRELANRFALPTSGRKDSQGICFLGKIKYNDFIKFHLGELEGEIREIETNKILGNHKGYWFHTIGQRTGLGLSGGPWYVVRKNIENNIIYVSRDNQTEKIPHNIFNSRDVNWIPESPEAINLKVKLRHGPVKNDCSIDYISNGKVRVNLATPDQGISAGQFSIFYKDGYCLGGGVIEQVGN, encoded by the coding sequence ATGAAAGTAGCTGTTTTATTGTCTGGCGGAGTTGACAGCTCTGTAGCACTTTGTTTGTTGAAAGAGCAGGGGTATGATGTTACTGCATTTTATCTGAAAATTTGGCTTGAAGATGAACTTGCATTTCTTGGAGAATGTCCATGGGAAGAAGATTTGAAGTATGCCCGAAGTGTGTGCGATAGTCTTGGAGTCAAGTTAGAGATTATTAATATGCAGGCGGAGTATCTAAATACAGTTGTAGAATATACAATCTCTGAGCTAAAAGCAGGCAGAACACCCAGCCCGGACATAATGTGCAACCGACATATTAAATTTGGACAGTTTTTCGGCAAAATTGATAGTTCTTATGAAAAAGTAGCATCCGGACACTATGCCCAAATCGAGGAAAACAACCGAAAATTCTATCTGAAAGAATCACCTGACGCTGTAAAGGACCAGACTTATTTTCTGACTTATCTGAATCAGGAGCAGCTATCTAAAATTATCTTCCCAATCGGAAAATTTACAAAACCTCAGGTCAGGGAATTAGCAAATAGATTTGCTCTGCCGACTTCAGGCAGAAAAGACAGTCAGGGAATATGTTTCTTGGGAAAAATCAAGTATAATGATTTTATTAAGTTTCATCTCGGTGAGTTGGAGGGTGAAATTCGGGAAATTGAGACAAACAAAATTTTGGGAAATCACAAAGGCTATTGGTTTCATACCATTGGGCAGCGAACAGGTTTAGGACTTAGCGGTGGTCCATGGTATGTTGTAAGGAAAAATATTGAAAACAATATAATTTATGTTTCTCGTGATAATCAAACTGAAAAAATTCCTCATAATATATTCAACAGCCGTGATGTAAACTGGATTCCTGAATCGCCTGAGGCAATTAATCTTAAAGTTAAGCTAAGACATGGTCCCGTAAAAAATGATTGCTCAATTGATTATATTAGTAATGGTAAGGTCAGAGTAAACCTTGCCACGCCTGACCAAGGTATCAGTGCGGGACAGTTCTCGATTTTTTATAAAGACGGCTACTGCCTTGGCGGAGGCGTTATTGAGCAAGTTGGTAATTGA
- a CDS encoding DUF1338 domain-containing protein — protein MNLNLIFEKLWEIYTTQNPAVQNVYDLFKSEGEEIINDHIAFRTFNHPKINIDKLGEVFIKNGYKYIQSYEFPEKKLLAKHYENPDIADSPRVFISELKIEEFSDFLQNTVNGLVSAMPNELINSNNLIFSGNVWGVPSYKVYEALRSESEYAAWVYYNGFAANHFTVSVNHLKKYDTIQKVNELLKSKGFLINDSGGEIKGTPEELLEQSSIKSELFEGHFLEGEFDITGCYYEFAKRYTDSNGKLYSGFIAKSADKIFESTDLYKK, from the coding sequence ATGAATTTGAATTTGATATTTGAAAAACTTTGGGAAATTTATACAACCCAAAACCCTGCAGTTCAAAATGTATATGATTTATTCAAGTCAGAAGGTGAAGAAATCATCAATGACCACATTGCATTCAGGACGTTTAATCATCCCAAAATTAATATTGACAAACTTGGAGAAGTATTTATAAAAAACGGCTATAAATATATTCAGTCATATGAATTTCCTGAAAAAAAGCTATTAGCCAAGCATTATGAAAATCCTGATATAGCCGATTCACCAAGAGTATTTATTAGTGAACTAAAGATAGAGGAATTCAGTGATTTTCTCCAAAATACTGTTAACGGTTTGGTATCAGCAATGCCGAATGAACTTATCAATTCCAATAATCTAATTTTTTCGGGAAATGTATGGGGAGTGCCATCCTACAAAGTATATGAAGCATTAAGAAGCGAGTCAGAATATGCCGCATGGGTCTATTATAATGGATTTGCGGCAAATCATTTTACAGTTAGTGTAAATCATCTTAAGAAATATGATACTATTCAAAAAGTAAATGAATTACTGAAATCAAAGGGATTTTTGATTAATGATTCTGGTGGCGAAATAAAAGGAACACCTGAAGAATTGCTTGAGCAATCAAGCATCAAGTCTGAATTATTCGAAGGTCATTTTCTTGAAGGAGAATTTGACATCACAGGGTGCTATTATGAATTTGCCAAAAGATACACTGATTCAAACGGTAAATTATATTCAGGATTTATAGCAAAATCAGCAGATAAAATCTTTGAAAGTACTGATTTGTATAAAAAATAA
- a CDS encoding T9SS type A sorting domain-containing protein yields the protein MKHKMFLFVAALVLLFSNSNPVCAVEITVNWRTIIDSTQINDLKFMPGEEQFIVGTGFDVQVRSCEDGGKVNVYPFGAWRIEFTPDSNRIVSILPIYGYKTLQLRNVNDMSLISEYVIPEDEEGYGVSFSEMKVDPVRPYIYTILKGDKDVIGTWVRYRKILIFDRETLQPVGELTTAEDEKLLLVNLAVSNDGKYLAVMNEGRVSKLMVWSLDSRQKIVDKYISDPSSKEWSDPADVKFSELNTDKIYFTGQFYQEFGKETFNGLCIYSINEKRIIDSTFALSKEFYAGPINIVFFDNEAKVLGMANGFLRILDFQSKSKIFEKSNIEIGVPSAYNAIYNQITNYFIGTSSRSITKFQYQPGTDVLENKPQEIIYPNPTSGIVNIPLNCINSSKYEIYNTSGRLVNSTEITGATNNLLTIDFTQYPSGVYSVKVYCGKNVLNYQVVRGE from the coding sequence ATGAAACACAAAATGTTTTTATTCGTGGCGGCTTTGGTGCTGCTATTTTCTAACTCAAATCCGGTATGTGCCGTAGAGATTACGGTAAACTGGAGGACAATTATTGATTCTACACAAATAAACGACCTTAAGTTTATGCCGGGTGAAGAACAATTTATTGTAGGCACTGGTTTTGATGTTCAGGTTCGCTCTTGTGAAGATGGTGGTAAAGTTAACGTGTATCCTTTCGGAGCTTGGAGAATTGAGTTCACACCTGATAGTAACAGAATTGTTTCAATTTTACCTATATACGGCTATAAAACATTGCAATTACGCAATGTGAATGATATGAGTTTAATAAGCGAATATGTTATTCCTGAAGATGAAGAAGGTTACGGAGTTTCTTTTTCTGAAATGAAAGTTGACCCTGTCAGACCCTACATTTATACTATACTAAAAGGGGATAAGGATGTTATTGGAACTTGGGTTCGTTACAGAAAAATACTGATATTTGACAGGGAAACCTTGCAACCAGTTGGAGAACTGACAACAGCAGAGGACGAAAAACTGTTGCTTGTAAATCTTGCGGTTTCCAATGACGGCAAGTACTTGGCAGTAATGAATGAAGGAAGAGTATCTAAACTTATGGTTTGGTCGCTTGATTCTCGGCAGAAGATTGTTGACAAATATATTTCCGACCCATCAAGTAAAGAATGGAGTGATCCGGCAGATGTAAAATTCTCTGAACTGAATACTGACAAAATATACTTTACAGGACAGTTTTATCAGGAATTTGGTAAAGAAACTTTTAATGGGTTATGTATTTACAGTATAAACGAGAAAAGAATAATTGATTCAACTTTTGCTTTATCAAAAGAATTTTATGCAGGTCCTATTAATATAGTATTTTTTGACAATGAAGCCAAAGTGCTTGGTATGGCAAATGGCTTTTTAAGAATACTTGACTTTCAAAGCAAGTCAAAGATATTTGAAAAAAGTAATATTGAAATAGGGGTTCCATCAGCATATAATGCAATTTATAACCAGATCACTAATTACTTTATTGGAACTAGTTCTCGTTCGATTACAAAATTCCAATATCAGCCTGGTACCGATGTACTTGAAAATAAACCACAAGAAATAATATACCCAAATCCTACTTCTGGAATTGTTAATATTCCTTTAAATTGTATAAATTCAAGTAAATATGAAATATACAATACAAGCGGGCGATTGGTCAATTCAACAGAAATTACTGGAGCGACAAACAATCTGCTAACAATTGACTTTACGCAGTATCCTTCTGGCGTATATTCTGTAAAAGTTTATTGTGGGAAAAATGTTTTGAATTATCAGGTAGTGAGAGGGGAGTGA
- a CDS encoding type II toxin-antitoxin system VapC family toxin, giving the protein MELIQGCESKQEVSKIQKFISKFHIIWLDAESSNQAVELFAKNKLKSNIGLIDILIAQVSIQSGLALHTFNIKHYKSIPNIELIQPYKK; this is encoded by the coding sequence TTGGAACTTATTCAAGGTTGTGAGAGTAAACAAGAAGTCAGTAAAATTCAGAAATTTATTTCAAAATTTCATATTATTTGGCTTGATGCAGAATCTTCAAATCAAGCAGTTGAATTATTTGCTAAAAATAAATTAAAAAGTAATATCGGATTGATTGATATTTTAATAGCTCAGGTTTCAATTCAATCAGGTTTAGCTCTACACACATTTAATATCAAACACTATAAATCAATCCCAAATATTGAACTTATTCAGCCATATAAAAAATGA
- a CDS encoding PIN domain-containing protein, producing the protein MSFISEVELLGYKGITKSIEAKLRSLINDCFYFEWNTQIKDTTINLRKKYNIKLPDAIIAATSINYELPLVTADKRFTMIKELDLLILEI; encoded by the coding sequence ATATCTTTTATTAGCGAGGTAGAATTACTTGGTTACAAGGGTATTACCAAATCAATTGAAGCAAAACTTCGCTCATTGATAAATGACTGCTTTTATTTTGAATGGAACACACAAATCAAAGATACAACAATTAATTTAAGAAAAAAATATAACATAAAACTTCCTGATGCTATTATAGCCGCCACTTCTATTAATTACGAATTGCCTTTAGTAACAGCAGATAAAAGATTTACTATGATTAAGGAACTTGACTTATTAATCCTTGAAATATAG
- a CDS encoding sodium-dependent transporter, whose translation MSQIMQRERWGTRIGLVLAMAGNAVGLGNFLRFPVQAAQNGGGAFMIPYFVAFLLLAIPLMWIEWATGRLGGKHNHGSLPGMFDVMWNHPFAKYLGVSGLFVSTIVMIYYCYIESWTLGFAYFSLTKEYFQYDSLSSMASFLNSYQGVETGHFDGIGVAYLFLIITICANFYVLYHGIKGGVEKFAKIAMPLLLLFGIFLAVYVFTIGTPDPSVPENNVWVGFAFIWNPDFSALSDAKIWLAAAGQVFFTLSVGMGTLQAYASYLRENDDIALSGLSTASINEFVEVVLGGSIAIPIAVAFFGLTAATSIAQSGAFNLGFVSMSVVFQNLPFGNFLGFIWFFLLFFAGITSSVAMAQPIISFLKEQFGFTHKKAVIVIGICIFVCVQFVVLFLKFGFLDELDYWAGTFGLVIVALSEVIVFAWIYGMDKGWEEINKGADIKIPRIVYYVIKYVSPLYIGFILVYWTIEDAIPILLMEKVPVENVPYLWGARLMMIALYAGFTWLVYKAWKLNKHKFTYHTQG comes from the coding sequence ATATCACAGATTATGCAAAGAGAACGTTGGGGTACGCGAATTGGATTAGTACTTGCTATGGCAGGTAATGCAGTTGGTCTTGGCAATTTTTTAAGATTTCCTGTGCAGGCAGCTCAAAATGGCGGCGGAGCCTTTATGATTCCGTATTTTGTAGCTTTTTTACTTTTAGCAATTCCACTAATGTGGATTGAATGGGCTACAGGAAGGCTCGGCGGCAAACATAATCACGGTTCATTGCCCGGTATGTTTGATGTAATGTGGAATCATCCATTTGCTAAGTATTTAGGCGTATCAGGACTTTTTGTTTCAACTATAGTGATGATTTACTATTGCTATATCGAATCCTGGACTTTGGGTTTTGCTTATTTCTCACTTACTAAAGAGTATTTTCAGTATGACTCTCTCTCTTCCATGGCATCATTTCTTAATAGCTATCAGGGAGTTGAAACCGGGCACTTTGATGGGATTGGTGTTGCTTATTTATTTTTAATCATAACAATATGTGCTAATTTTTATGTGTTGTACCATGGAATAAAAGGAGGTGTCGAAAAATTTGCAAAAATTGCAATGCCCTTACTACTTTTATTTGGTATATTTCTCGCAGTTTATGTATTTACTATTGGAACTCCCGACCCGTCAGTACCTGAAAACAATGTCTGGGTAGGATTTGCATTTATCTGGAATCCTGACTTTTCTGCATTATCAGATGCAAAAATCTGGCTCGCTGCCGCTGGTCAGGTATTTTTTACTCTCAGCGTAGGTATGGGTACACTTCAGGCGTACGCAAGTTATCTCAGAGAAAATGATGATATAGCTCTTAGCGGACTAAGTACTGCATCAATAAACGAATTTGTTGAGGTTGTTCTTGGTGGATCTATTGCTATTCCGATAGCTGTAGCATTCTTCGGTCTTACAGCTGCAACTTCAATAGCTCAAAGCGGCGCCTTTAATTTAGGTTTTGTGTCAATGTCAGTCGTTTTTCAGAATTTACCATTTGGTAATTTTCTTGGTTTTATATGGTTCTTTCTCCTGTTTTTCGCCGGTATAACATCATCTGTTGCGATGGCTCAGCCGATAATTTCATTTTTGAAAGAGCAATTTGGATTCACTCATAAAAAAGCAGTAATTGTGATTGGAATTTGTATTTTTGTATGTGTTCAATTTGTAGTACTTTTCCTAAAATTCGGATTCCTTGATGAGCTTGATTATTGGGCTGGTACGTTCGGACTCGTTATTGTTGCATTATCTGAAGTAATTGTATTTGCTTGGATTTATGGTATGGATAAAGGTTGGGAAGAAATAAACAAGGGGGCTGATATTAAAATTCCACGAATTGTCTATTATGTAATTAAATATGTTTCACCTCTATATATCGGATTCATACTTGTATATTGGACAATTGAAGATGCAATTCCAATTTTACTGATGGAAAAAGTTCCGGTTGAGAATGTTCCTTATCTTTGGGGTGCAAGATTAATGATGATAGCCCTTTATGCAGGCTTTACATGGCTTGTTTACAAAGCTTGGAAACTAAATAAACACAAATTTACTTATCATACACAAGGATAA
- a CDS encoding saccharopine dehydrogenase NADP-binding domain-containing protein → MKKILILGAGLSSSSLIKYLLDTSDEFNLKITVTALDIKDAQKKIGGHPNAVALEFDTAHIKKLPELIADCDVAVSLLPAKYHPIVARECLRQKKHMFTTSYVSPTMQKLSKQVREAGLLFLNECGVDPGIDHMSAMKIIDEIRSKGGKLINFESNTGGLVAPEFDNNPWHYKFTWNARNVILAGQAGARFLHNGKVKYIPYQQLFSRTEIVQVLDYGDFEVYANRDSFLYKDIYGLDGIQTLFRGTMRRPGYSDAFDCFIKIGLTDDNLILENSEELTNRSFVDSFLPENPELSVEENLCRYLGITQESNEFQKMQWLGLFEDEPIKLKRASAAKILQSVIEKKWQLAEQELDMVVMQHQFIYELGGKKFERKSSLVVIGKDRTHTAMAITVGTPLAIAIKLFLTGEIKASGVVIPVKPEVYNPILDELEQYGVKFIDEEKEII, encoded by the coding sequence ATGAAAAAAATTTTAATTTTGGGTGCAGGACTGTCTTCATCCAGTCTGATTAAGTATTTGCTTGATACAAGCGATGAATTTAATTTAAAAATAACTGTTACAGCTCTTGACATTAAAGATGCCCAGAAAAAAATCGGTGGACATCCGAATGCCGTTGCTTTAGAATTTGATACAGCACATATCAAAAAGCTGCCCGAGCTTATAGCTGATTGTGATGTTGCAGTTTCGCTACTTCCTGCAAAATATCATCCAATAGTTGCCCGTGAGTGTCTTCGTCAGAAAAAACACATGTTCACAACATCTTATGTATCACCAACTATGCAGAAATTAAGTAAGCAGGTTAGGGAAGCAGGACTGCTATTTTTGAATGAATGTGGAGTTGATCCGGGAATTGACCATATGTCTGCTATGAAAATAATTGATGAAATCCGCTCAAAAGGTGGTAAATTAATCAATTTTGAATCCAATACAGGCGGGCTTGTTGCCCCGGAATTTGACAACAATCCATGGCACTATAAATTTACTTGGAATGCCCGCAATGTCATTCTTGCAGGGCAGGCAGGAGCAAGATTTTTACATAATGGTAAAGTTAAGTATATTCCCTATCAGCAGCTTTTCAGCCGAACCGAGATTGTGCAAGTTCTTGATTATGGTGATTTTGAAGTTTATGCAAACAGAGATTCATTTCTGTATAAAGATATTTACGGTTTAGATGGAATACAGACATTATTTCGTGGTACGATGAGGCGACCGGGTTATTCAGATGCATTCGACTGTTTTATTAAAATCGGTCTTACGGATGATAACCTGATATTGGAAAACTCTGAAGAACTAACAAACAGGAGTTTTGTTGACTCATTTCTTCCAGAGAATCCCGAATTATCTGTTGAAGAAAATTTATGCAGATATCTTGGAATTACGCAAGAAAGTAATGAATTTCAAAAAATGCAATGGCTAGGTTTATTTGAAGATGAACCTATTAAACTAAAAAGAGCATCCGCTGCAAAAATTCTGCAATCTGTTATTGAAAAAAAATGGCAGCTTGCGGAGCAGGAGCTCGATATGGTTGTTATGCAGCATCAGTTCATTTATGAACTTGGTGGAAAAAAATTTGAACGGAAATCCTCACTTGTTGTAATTGGTAAAGACAGAACACATACTGCTATGGCTATTACAGTTGGAACTCCGCTGGCTATTGCTATAAAACTATTTTTAACCGGAGAAATTAAAGCTTCAGGTGTAGTAATTCCCGTTAAACCAGAAGTTTACAATCCAATACTTGATGAATTAGAGCAATATGGTGTAAAATTTATTGATGAGGAAAAAGAAATTATTTAG